A part of Prolixibacteraceae bacterium genomic DNA contains:
- the zupT gene encoding zinc transporter ZupT, with amino-acid sequence MELSNNFMMAFGLTLFAGLSTGIGSLIAFVSRQTNTKLLSVALGFSAGVMIYVSFVEILPEGVHSLQEHYTDKLGEIYGILAFFGGILIIALIDKLIPSFENPHEIKKIEEMDDASKAKDFRKLYRMGIMTALAVGVHNFPEGLATFISALNDPSLGVAIAVAIAIHNIPEGIAVSVPIYYATKSRSKAFWLSFLSGLAEPVGALIGYVLILPFVNADNLEVVMGVVLCSIAGVMVFISLDELLPTAEEYGEHHLSIYGLVAGMAVMAISLLLF; translated from the coding sequence ATGGAATTGAGTAATAATTTTATGATGGCCTTCGGGTTGACTCTGTTTGCAGGATTGTCAACAGGTATTGGAAGTTTAATTGCGTTTGTGTCAAGACAGACAAATACCAAGTTATTGTCTGTGGCACTTGGTTTTTCTGCTGGGGTTATGATTTATGTCTCTTTTGTGGAGATCCTTCCAGAAGGGGTACATTCGTTACAGGAACATTATACCGATAAGTTGGGTGAGATATATGGTATTTTGGCATTCTTTGGTGGTATTTTGATTATAGCTTTGATTGATAAGCTGATTCCTAGTTTTGAAAATCCGCATGAGATAAAGAAGATTGAGGAGATGGATGATGCATCGAAAGCAAAGGATTTCCGAAAGTTATATAGAATGGGTATCATGACAGCTTTGGCTGTGGGGGTCCATAATTTTCCTGAAGGATTGGCTACTTTTATCTCTGCCCTGAATGACCCTTCATTGGGTGTGGCTATTGCTGTAGCTATTGCGATTCATAATATTCCTGAAGGCATTGCAGTGAGTGTCCCTATATATTACGCTACTAAGAGTAGGAGTAAAGCCTTTTGGTTGTCATTCTTGTCTGGTTTGGCCGAACCTGTTGGTGCATTGATTGGATATGTCTTAATTTTACCATTTGTAAATGCTGACAACTTAGAGGTGGTGATGGGAGTTGTTTTATGCTCTATTGCTGGAGTAATGGTGTTTATCTCGTTGGATGAACTTTTGCCAACAGCGGAGGAGTATGGAGAACACCATTTGTCTATTTATGGTCTGGTGGCTGGTATGGCTGTAATGGCAATAAGTTTATTGTTGTTCTGA
- a CDS encoding cytochrome ubiquinol oxidase subunit I: MSVELLSRIQFAMTISFHYVFPPLSIGLGMLMFFFELIYVRTNKVLYYNLARFWSKIFAVIFGMGVATGVVMEFQFGTNWATYSRYIGDVMGSVLAAEGLLAFMVEAGFLSIVLLGWNRVSKKFHLFSTFLVWLGSMFSALWIVIVNSWQQTPAGYHIVQRADGTFRAEVLDYVKMIFNPSSMDRFLHVILSSLLCGLFLVISIHAYYIFKKKFVKSSLLAIKVASISGLVLIILQVVSGHHSALIVAEHQPEKLASFEGHFDSNKPGNLYLLGWVNQDEKVTTGLYIPKFLSFMISADPNMKVKGLNDYPEEDLPPVNVVFQTYHTMVALGMAMLGVLGLLVFSFKRRWLLKNRWFQLVCCGSVLMPILAVQLGWFSAEIGRQPWIVYHLMRTKDGISTNLTTYDLWFSIIGFGVIYIFLTGLFVFTIRRQVMVGIKKYK, encoded by the coding sequence ATGAGTGTTGAATTGCTTTCTCGTATTCAATTTGCAATGACCATCTCTTTCCATTATGTCTTTCCTCCGTTATCAATAGGATTAGGGATGTTGATGTTCTTTTTTGAGTTGATTTATGTTCGTACTAACAAGGTATTGTATTACAACCTAGCCCGTTTTTGGTCCAAGATATTTGCTGTGATCTTCGGGATGGGAGTAGCTACAGGAGTTGTAATGGAGTTTCAATTTGGAACCAATTGGGCGACATATTCCCGTTATATCGGTGATGTGATGGGAAGTGTTTTAGCTGCTGAAGGATTATTGGCATTTATGGTTGAAGCAGGATTCTTAAGTATTGTTCTTTTAGGGTGGAACCGTGTGAGTAAGAAGTTTCATCTTTTCTCAACCTTCTTAGTGTGGTTGGGCTCTATGTTTTCTGCATTATGGATTGTGATTGTAAATTCATGGCAACAAACGCCCGCTGGATATCATATTGTGCAGAGAGCTGATGGTACTTTTAGGGCAGAGGTCTTAGATTATGTCAAAATGATATTTAACCCCTCTAGTATGGATCGGTTCTTACATGTTATCCTCTCTTCGCTTTTGTGTGGACTGTTCTTGGTCATATCGATTCATGCCTATTATATTTTTAAGAAGAAGTTTGTCAAAAGCTCTCTTCTTGCAATAAAGGTCGCATCTATTAGTGGTCTGGTTTTGATTATCCTACAGGTTGTCTCAGGGCACCATTCAGCATTGATTGTTGCAGAACACCAACCAGAGAAATTAGCCTCTTTTGAAGGTCATTTTGATTCTAATAAACCTGGGAATTTATACTTGCTTGGTTGGGTGAATCAAGATGAGAAAGTAACCACGGGACTGTATATTCCTAAATTTCTATCTTTTATGATCTCGGCAGACCCAAACATGAAGGTTAAAGGTTTAAATGACTATCCTGAGGAAGATCTTCCGCCTGTTAATGTTGTGTTTCAAACCTATCATACAATGGTGGCTTTAGGGATGGCTATGTTAGGTGTTTTAGGGTTATTGGTGTTTTCATTTAAAAGAAGGTGGCTCCTTAAGAATAGGTGGTTTCAACTGGTGTGTTGTGGTAGTGTTTTAATGCCAATACTTGCTGTCCAATTAGGTTGGTTTAGTGCTGAAATAGGACGGCAGCCTTGGATTGTTTATCACTTAATGAGAACAAAAGATGGGATCTCCACAAACCTAACAACGTATGATCTGTGGTTTTCGATCATTGGTTTTGGTGTGATATATATATTCCTTACAGGTCTTTTTGTTTTTACAATTAGGCGTCAAGTGATGGTTGGAATTAAGAAATATAAATAA
- the hemG gene encoding protoporphyrinogen oxidase translates to MDSYEIVILGAGISGLSTAAFLEAQGKNVLILEKRDKVGGVLSSKEIDGYTFDFAANSTVEKYESFQKLLNWTGIKDQLMQANRKASKKYLYRDNQIHALDGPLSYIFTKLLSFKTKLRVLKEPFVKARRDHTDESMHDFVIRRFGKEFLDYTLNPLVAGVYAGDPKDLSMQAAYPEMAAMETQHGSVIMGSYHTMKNKRNAYKQGAFKPSRNIMSFQRGMNQLPKAIAKKLSPQLFLKSEVIEITPSENRYHITYLKDGEKHTIATDKIISTLPAYKLSSLVSDLDHKLSEELDKIFYPPVGTLTLGYHKEQIGRQLDSFGFLVPEKAKLKFLGALWSSTIFDHRAPKDHASFTLYLGGSRNHEEMLQSDLNRWVSEATREFAEIMEIEGEPKTKCFKLYEKAIPQYNLGYMDFKAQLDNFHTHHPNFIISGNFVGGNSVSDCINNAEKNANKMI, encoded by the coding sequence ATGGATTCATATGAGATAGTGATTCTAGGAGCAGGAATATCAGGTCTATCTACAGCTGCTTTCCTAGAAGCACAAGGTAAGAATGTACTCATTTTAGAAAAAAGGGATAAAGTAGGAGGTGTTTTGTCCTCTAAAGAGATTGACGGTTACACCTTCGATTTTGCTGCCAACTCCACGGTAGAGAAGTACGAATCTTTTCAGAAACTTCTAAATTGGACTGGAATCAAAGACCAATTAATGCAAGCCAATAGAAAAGCTTCTAAGAAATACCTCTATCGAGACAACCAGATCCACGCCTTAGACGGCCCTCTTTCTTATATCTTCACCAAACTTCTTTCGTTCAAAACCAAACTTCGCGTACTTAAAGAACCATTCGTAAAAGCTAGAAGAGATCATACAGATGAAAGCATGCATGATTTCGTTATTCGTCGTTTTGGGAAGGAGTTTCTCGATTACACACTGAACCCTCTTGTTGCTGGAGTATATGCTGGCGATCCCAAAGATCTAAGCATGCAAGCTGCATATCCTGAAATGGCCGCGATGGAAACACAGCATGGCTCGGTGATCATGGGCTCTTATCACACGATGAAAAACAAGCGCAATGCCTATAAACAAGGGGCATTCAAACCTTCTCGGAATATCATGTCATTTCAAAGAGGAATGAACCAACTCCCTAAAGCTATTGCAAAAAAACTTTCTCCTCAACTCTTTTTAAAGAGTGAAGTAATTGAAATTACACCTTCTGAAAACAGGTATCATATTACCTACCTCAAAGATGGTGAAAAACATACTATTGCCACCGATAAGATCATCTCAACCCTACCAGCATACAAGCTTTCTTCTCTTGTTTCTGATCTCGATCACAAACTAAGTGAAGAACTGGACAAGATCTTCTACCCTCCAGTGGGAACATTAACCCTTGGATATCACAAAGAACAAATTGGACGCCAACTCGACAGTTTCGGCTTCTTAGTACCTGAAAAAGCAAAACTAAAATTCTTAGGAGCACTATGGAGTAGTACCATATTCGACCACAGAGCACCCAAAGACCATGCCTCCTTCACGCTATACCTTGGTGGTAGTAGAAACCACGAAGAGATGCTTCAAAGCGATCTAAATCGTTGGGTATCCGAAGCAACAAGAGAATTTGCGGAGATCATGGAGATAGAGGGCGAGCCTAAAACCAAATGTTTTAAACTCTACGAGAAAGCCATTCCCCAATATAACCTAGGTTACATGGATTTCAAAGCCCAACTGGATAATTTTCATACCCACCACCCTAATTTCATTATCTCAGGCAATTTTGTTGGAGGAAATAGCGTTTCTGACTGTATTAATAATGCAGAGAAGAATGCCAATAAAATGATCTAA
- a CDS encoding DUF2147 domain-containing protein, with the protein MKKLMMALICLLVTLPSIAQEITGIWQTIDDKTNKPKSDVEITIKDGKLFGQVVGFYNSDPNYDPLCKECKGDLHNQPIKGLFIVDGLTKKDGVWVKDDGILDPESGKTYDVKLWQEDGELQVRGYIGFFYRTQTWVRKK; encoded by the coding sequence ATGAAAAAACTAATGATGGCACTAATTTGCCTTCTTGTCACACTTCCGTCTATCGCACAGGAGATTACTGGTATTTGGCAAACAATTGACGACAAGACCAACAAGCCCAAATCGGACGTAGAGATTACAATAAAAGATGGAAAGCTTTTTGGACAAGTAGTTGGGTTCTACAACTCTGATCCAAATTACGATCCACTTTGCAAAGAGTGTAAAGGAGATCTTCACAACCAACCAATCAAAGGACTATTCATCGTGGATGGCCTAACAAAGAAAGATGGAGTTTGGGTTAAAGACGATGGTATCCTAGACCCAGAGAGTGGAAAAACCTATGATGTTAAACTATGGCAAGAAGACGGAGAACTACAAGTTCGTGGCTACATTGGCTTTTTCTATAGAACACAAACATGGGTTAGAAAAAAGTAA
- a CDS encoding SatD family protein: protein MYVALTGDLIDSNRLNNVNRAHLFSILQHDLEHISKEYDLHFPFEFIRGDGFQCLFTDIEMALNIALQLKTIFKKITFPDQDKDEQYNHMDARISIGIGSIDFLHSTLALSDGQALQLSGRNLERMKQLDQKLIIHTADQEINRELKVELKLLEAIIDRWSKNAAETAYFLLQGLTEAKTAEKLMVSQSAVNQRKKAANWDATQMMLNNFKHLANKLKTE from the coding sequence ATGTATGTAGCATTAACAGGAGATTTAATCGATTCAAACAGATTAAACAACGTAAATAGAGCACATCTATTTTCAATACTGCAACACGACCTAGAGCATATATCTAAAGAGTACGATCTACACTTTCCTTTTGAATTTATTAGAGGAGACGGATTCCAATGCCTATTCACAGATATCGAAATGGCATTAAATATTGCACTCCAGCTTAAAACGATATTCAAGAAAATCACATTCCCTGACCAAGATAAAGACGAGCAATATAATCACATGGATGCTCGCATATCCATCGGTATAGGCAGCATTGACTTTTTGCATAGTACCTTAGCACTATCTGATGGGCAAGCACTGCAACTTTCAGGAAGAAATTTAGAGAGGATGAAACAGTTAGATCAAAAGCTTATCATCCACACAGCTGACCAGGAGATAAATAGAGAGCTAAAGGTCGAATTAAAGCTATTAGAAGCAATTATAGACAGATGGTCTAAGAATGCAGCCGAAACTGCATATTTTCTCTTACAAGGTCTCACTGAGGCTAAAACAGCCGAAAAACTAATGGTATCACAGTCGGCAGTGAATCAAAGGAAGAAAGCAGCCAACTGGGATGCCACTCAAATGATGTTAAACAATTTCAAACATTTAGCCAATAAACTCAAAACGGAATAA
- a CDS encoding DUF3307 domain-containing protein — MLLFLKLLLAHLFTDFILQPDAWVENRQNKKFRSPYLYLHGLISGLLSYLFVAQWDLLLIIPAITIIHTAIDLWKVCQKGKPEVLFIIDQILHTISILIITILILDNWQPFYQQLISLTNQIKIIGTVVAYIMILWPSGILIKVLTRKWRDEIETNRTKNESLNQAGKWIGYLERFLTLTLILLNQYSAIGFIFAAKSILRLNPMQQTQSRKYTEYILLGTLLSFTITFIIGMFLIYVIGIKK; from the coding sequence ATGCTCCTATTTCTAAAACTTCTCCTAGCCCACCTCTTCACCGACTTTATTTTACAACCGGATGCATGGGTAGAAAATCGTCAAAATAAGAAATTCAGATCGCCATATCTCTACCTACATGGTCTCATTTCAGGGCTATTATCCTATCTATTTGTTGCCCAATGGGATCTACTATTAATCATTCCTGCGATAACCATAATACACACAGCGATCGATCTTTGGAAAGTGTGTCAAAAAGGGAAACCTGAAGTTCTATTTATTATAGACCAAATTCTGCACACTATATCCATCCTCATTATAACCATACTTATTCTTGACAATTGGCAGCCATTCTATCAACAACTTATTTCGCTTACCAACCAAATAAAGATTATTGGAACTGTTGTAGCATACATCATGATCTTATGGCCATCTGGTATTCTAATAAAAGTTTTAACAAGGAAATGGAGAGATGAGATCGAGACCAATCGAACAAAAAATGAGAGTCTAAACCAAGCAGGCAAATGGATTGGTTACCTCGAACGCTTCTTGACCCTTACACTAATCTTATTAAATCAATATAGTGCCATAGGCTTCATATTTGCAGCCAAATCGATACTACGACTCAATCCAATGCAACAAACTCAATCAAGAAAATACACAGAATATATACTACTAGGAACCCTACTCAGTTTTACCATCACTTTCATTATTGGAATGTTCCTAATCTATGTTATTGGAATAAAAAAATAG
- a CDS encoding class I SAM-dependent methyltransferase: MLEDQNNKETFWSQFATDFEKSNTYVVGEETQNEIFKWIGQLPDLKETLELGSGDGAYTQRLYPKTTKYHATDLSDQMLDQLQLRFNNQPDLSIEKINCLKTPYQNECFDTVVMANLYHIIPHPNMALMETYRILRPGGKLILISFTKYQMKFINKVGMIHRYMKTYKKQAPNARVLVPQEVHRDLNNANFEIEQSKLIGNDTHAICIIATKK; this comes from the coding sequence ATGTTAGAGGATCAAAATAACAAGGAGACATTCTGGTCTCAATTTGCTACCGATTTCGAGAAATCAAACACCTATGTCGTTGGAGAGGAGACTCAAAATGAAATCTTCAAATGGATAGGACAACTTCCAGATCTAAAAGAGACTTTAGAGCTTGGTAGCGGAGATGGAGCATATACCCAACGCCTCTATCCCAAAACGACGAAATATCATGCCACAGACCTTTCAGATCAAATGTTAGATCAACTACAATTGCGATTTAATAACCAACCCGATCTATCTATTGAAAAAATAAACTGTCTAAAAACACCATATCAAAATGAATGTTTTGATACAGTCGTTATGGCAAATCTGTACCATATTATTCCTCACCCTAACATGGCGCTGATGGAAACATATCGAATCTTAAGACCTGGAGGTAAACTGATACTTATTAGTTTTACCAAATACCAAATGAAATTTATTAATAAAGTGGGGATGATTCACCGTTATATGAAAACATATAAAAAACAGGCACCAAATGCAAGGGTTCTAGTTCCTCAAGAAGTACACCGCGATCTTAACAATGCAAACTTTGAGATCGAGCAATCAAAACTTATCGGTAATGACACACACGCCATATGTATTATTGCAACAAAAAAATAA
- a CDS encoding pyruvate formate lyase family protein, whose product MKSDIKFLDFPDKMTDNVRALYDHLIQKALGDRSEEWFTEDMFVDLVKRHRSYDDKYPLWRPWQECSVIVRRALAIDAMLKAMTDEKNSEKTHSADILDGDLLLGVLPMGSNGLGKVFPNFLTEDELRAGSITNRNAASLFGHNTMNYEELLRDGLQVKIDDCSFQLDKLSVKIKLQKKEVERIKVKLKLEEKYLDLGKVDSYVAYRLRKEERELINLKKEFDFYWSVKIACRSVVSYADRFAQLAEQKAIKYVEQSDELLELARIARKVPREGADTFHEAMQSICFFHIALHASMNFISLGRLDQVLNPYLEKESDKAKALEIFECFIVKLAGRLNLGSNSLVAQDHVDYATVLGTHPYYIDQKAGVNNFLQNIIVGGKKPDGTDATNSCTFLILQAFENVNLSTPGIYVRLHNDSPSELVRKVSSSVYRTKNNPSVLNDEIMIPAMYKALMQDEDPKDKSVCAEMQQLANDYCVDGCWEPILNGCSDWTFGMINGLKSVETALNQGASLQKDDELLRGAKLAPQTPIPSTYEMLMDNLQNHMRFTVDQAVMALFVYYMMDENAAPSPLFSAYLKGCMRKGRDKASGGADYNIGGVILGGVPDMVNQVAALKKWVYDKQKYSVEEVCSAIRNNYGDGVEHLSSTEKELYDKIRGDFDNHSPKFGTGDLVADFITEKVLNIFHDALMRSAKFGKRLFQDIAPEDKWIEVANLRALAGYYGLPLGMTYDIKMKVTGGMGTFEQYNWSGRGCAASANRSNSEPIAPNFSCVPGTSSSGPLSTMNSLSHFNLSRFAAGVITDVCLEEGACTVEMVEELVRAFVKKDGGMMTVAIGTSKLYKEIYETAKDALLKKEAEAAMMLAPYAGVNVRIGGWQTPFVTLPLSHMENYIKRPENMN is encoded by the coding sequence ATGAAAAGTGATATTAAGTTTTTAGATTTTCCGGATAAGATGACCGATAATGTGCGGGCATTATATGACCATTTAATCCAGAAAGCATTGGGCGATCGTTCTGAAGAGTGGTTTACAGAAGATATGTTTGTAGATTTAGTGAAAAGACATCGTTCTTACGATGACAAATATCCTTTGTGGAGACCTTGGCAAGAGTGTTCTGTAATTGTTCGTAGGGCTTTGGCTATTGATGCGATGTTAAAGGCGATGACGGATGAGAAGAATAGTGAGAAGACTCATAGTGCAGATATTCTTGATGGGGATTTGTTGTTGGGTGTTTTACCTATGGGGTCGAATGGGCTAGGTAAGGTGTTTCCTAATTTCTTAACAGAAGATGAACTTCGTGCTGGTTCGATTACCAATCGTAATGCCGCTTCGTTGTTTGGTCATAATACGATGAATTATGAAGAGTTGCTTCGAGATGGGCTTCAGGTAAAGATCGATGATTGTTCTTTCCAGTTGGATAAGCTTTCGGTTAAGATTAAGCTTCAAAAAAAGGAGGTGGAAAGGATCAAAGTGAAACTTAAATTAGAAGAGAAGTATCTTGATCTTGGTAAAGTCGATTCTTATGTTGCTTATCGTTTGAGAAAAGAAGAACGTGAGTTGATTAATTTGAAGAAGGAATTCGATTTCTATTGGTCAGTAAAAATTGCATGTCGTTCTGTTGTCAGTTATGCGGATCGTTTTGCCCAATTGGCAGAACAAAAAGCGATAAAATATGTTGAACAGAGTGACGAATTACTAGAGTTGGCTCGTATTGCGAGAAAAGTTCCTAGAGAGGGAGCGGATACATTCCATGAGGCGATGCAGTCTATCTGTTTCTTCCATATTGCACTTCATGCTTCGATGAACTTTATCTCTTTGGGACGATTGGATCAGGTGTTAAACCCATATCTAGAGAAAGAGTCAGACAAGGCTAAAGCATTGGAAATATTTGAATGTTTCATTGTGAAATTGGCTGGACGTTTGAATTTAGGTTCTAACTCTTTGGTGGCGCAAGATCATGTAGACTATGCTACGGTTTTAGGAACCCATCCATATTATATTGATCAGAAAGCAGGGGTAAATAACTTCTTGCAGAATATAATTGTTGGAGGAAAGAAGCCAGACGGTACCGATGCAACCAATAGTTGTACTTTCTTGATTCTACAAGCGTTTGAGAATGTGAATCTATCGACACCTGGTATATATGTTCGTTTGCATAACGATAGCCCGAGTGAATTGGTTCGTAAAGTGTCAAGTTCGGTGTATAGGACTAAGAATAATCCTTCAGTATTGAATGATGAGATAATGATTCCTGCCATGTATAAGGCGTTGATGCAAGATGAAGATCCAAAGGATAAGTCCGTTTGTGCAGAGATGCAGCAGTTGGCAAACGATTATTGTGTGGATGGTTGTTGGGAGCCAATTTTAAATGGCTGTTCGGATTGGACTTTTGGAATGATAAATGGATTGAAGTCTGTGGAAACAGCATTAAATCAAGGCGCTTCACTACAGAAAGATGATGAGTTGTTGAGAGGTGCGAAATTGGCTCCTCAAACCCCTATTCCAAGTACATATGAGATGTTGATGGATAACCTACAAAATCATATGAGGTTTACGGTAGATCAAGCTGTAATGGCACTCTTTGTCTATTATATGATGGATGAGAATGCAGCGCCATCTCCTTTGTTCTCGGCATATCTAAAAGGATGTATGAGAAAAGGACGAGACAAAGCATCTGGTGGTGCAGATTATAATATTGGTGGGGTTATTCTTGGTGGAGTTCCAGATATGGTAAATCAAGTGGCTGCATTAAAGAAATGGGTATATGATAAACAGAAATATAGTGTAGAAGAGGTCTGTAGTGCAATCAGAAATAACTATGGTGATGGTGTGGAACATTTGTCGTCAACGGAGAAAGAGTTGTATGATAAGATAAGAGGTGATTTCGATAATCATAGTCCTAAGTTTGGAACTGGTGATCTTGTGGCTGATTTTATTACGGAAAAGGTTTTAAATATTTTCCATGATGCTCTGATGCGTTCGGCTAAATTTGGAAAGCGATTGTTCCAAGATATTGCCCCTGAGGATAAGTGGATCGAAGTAGCAAACCTTCGTGCTTTGGCTGGATATTATGGTTTGCCATTGGGTATGACATATGATATAAAGATGAAAGTCACTGGTGGAATGGGGACATTTGAACAGTATAATTGGAGTGGTAGAGGTTGTGCTGCTTCAGCTAATCGTTCAAATAGTGAACCAATCGCACCGAACTTCTCTTGTGTTCCAGGAACATCATCTAGTGGACCGTTGTCTACAATGAACTCTTTGTCACATTTTAATTTGTCCCGTTTTGCTGCAGGTGTAATAACAGATGTGTGCTTGGAAGAGGGGGCATGTACTGTTGAAATGGTTGAGGAGCTTGTGCGTGCCTTTGTGAAGAAAGATGGTGGAATGATGACTGTCGCAATCGGTACAAGTAAATTGTATAAAGAGATTTATGAGACAGCTAAAGATGCTCTGTTGAAAAAGGAGGCGGAAGCTGCTATGATGTTAGCCCCATATGCAGGGGTAAATGTTCGTATCGGTGGATGGCAAACTCCTTTCGTTACTTTGCCTCTATCTCATATGGAGAACTATATTAAGCGACCTGAAAATATGAACTAA
- a CDS encoding glycyl-radical enzyme activating protein: MKISPCIKTEVDVSERLSLFDLSELSPFDGPGLRTVVFFQGCPLSCAWCHSPHSQSTISPLLFHEIFCTHCGFCVSACPHGVHEMVGEEHIIHREKCIHCGQCVAACPQSREGVKASALFLPTVQSDVHTLFEQIRPYLDLTKRSGGGITLSGGEPLLQSEAAMKLLWLCKAHGYHTAVESSGLMPLDRYKLLIPWVDVWLIGFRVTTGEVPPSKEAQVDRCLSLLHDAKAKILPRIPIIPGFTNQTSVLEVITRLLNKYHLKHVDLNPWNDHFDVNYIHGGMELKMTKPSTDIVEDATREIKDHFKRLNFTIDEK; the protein is encoded by the coding sequence ATGAAGATTTCACCATGTATTAAGACAGAGGTAGACGTGTCGGAACGCTTATCTCTTTTTGATCTTTCGGAACTTTCTCCGTTTGACGGCCCTGGTTTACGCACAGTGGTGTTCTTTCAAGGGTGTCCTCTTTCATGTGCGTGGTGTCATTCTCCCCATTCACAATCTACTATTTCTCCCTTACTATTTCATGAGATCTTTTGTACGCATTGTGGGTTTTGTGTCTCTGCATGTCCTCATGGCGTTCATGAGATGGTTGGTGAAGAGCATATAATTCATAGAGAGAAATGTATTCATTGTGGGCAATGTGTGGCAGCATGTCCCCAAAGCAGAGAGGGAGTGAAAGCTAGTGCTTTGTTTCTGCCCACTGTACAAAGTGATGTGCATACTTTGTTTGAACAGATAAGGCCCTATTTGGATTTGACAAAGCGTAGTGGTGGAGGTATTACGTTGTCTGGAGGCGAACCTCTATTGCAGAGTGAGGCTGCCATGAAATTGTTATGGTTATGCAAGGCGCATGGATATCATACTGCGGTGGAGAGTTCTGGACTTATGCCACTTGATCGTTATAAGCTACTTATCCCATGGGTGGATGTGTGGCTTATTGGATTTCGTGTTACTACAGGAGAGGTGCCACCAAGTAAAGAGGCTCAGGTGGATAGATGTTTGTCTCTGTTACATGATGCAAAAGCAAAAATACTTCCACGTATCCCAATTATCCCTGGATTTACAAACCAAACTTCCGTATTAGAGGTGATAACCAGGTTGTTAAATAAGTATCATCTAAAGCATGTTGATCTTAATCCATGGAATGATCATTTCGATGTGAACTATATCCATGGTGGGATGGAACTTAAGATGACTAAACCTTCCACAGATATAGTAGAAGATGCTACTAGAGAGATAAAAGACCATTTTAAACGTTTAAATTTTACTATCGATGAAAAGTGA
- a CDS encoding HAD family hydrolase has protein sequence MNRRNRWGILIFVILLVLMWETFSKKDSVESLESWNNTPLKEEIVSYVKMASKQIPVEDRVAVFDLDGTLACEAPLWFEMEVAVAGLMDKLKANPSLEDQIMYQYAKKLTVNPKDTSVTNHWVVDNVNYLDSMILTAFDGVGCEAYVKYAQEYLDEHKNKDYDILFGDMFYQPMLEFVRLLQQNQFKVYIVSGSMQGLLWSVCPNTLKLDRAHLIGTRQEQVPVYIKDEPTTFVLKSGKYLPKNNHNGKSLNIYSHIGKIPVIAVGNTTGDFGMFHMANGSKYPHLAILINHDDANREYKYPPYHGTAVPAWADSMRINGWKQANMSIEFKDLWMKK, from the coding sequence ATGAATAGAAGAAATAGATGGGGTATATTGATATTTGTGATTCTTTTGGTCTTGATGTGGGAGACTTTCTCGAAGAAAGATTCTGTTGAATCATTAGAATCATGGAATAATACCCCTTTGAAAGAGGAGATAGTATCATATGTTAAGATGGCATCAAAACAGATTCCCGTTGAAGATCGTGTAGCTGTTTTTGACTTGGATGGCACATTGGCTTGTGAAGCCCCATTGTGGTTTGAGATGGAGGTAGCAGTGGCTGGTTTAATGGATAAGTTGAAAGCGAACCCCTCTTTGGAAGATCAGATAATGTATCAGTATGCAAAGAAGTTGACCGTGAATCCTAAGGATACCTCTGTAACGAACCATTGGGTTGTGGATAATGTGAACTATTTGGATTCGATGATTCTAACTGCGTTTGATGGTGTGGGCTGTGAAGCTTATGTGAAATATGCACAAGAGTATCTAGATGAGCATAAGAATAAGGATTATGATATACTTTTTGGAGATATGTTCTATCAACCGATGTTGGAGTTTGTACGTCTGTTGCAACAGAATCAATTTAAAGTCTATATCGTGTCTGGATCGATGCAAGGATTGTTGTGGAGTGTTTGCCCTAATACATTAAAGTTGGATAGAGCTCATTTGATTGGAACAAGACAAGAACAAGTGCCTGTGTATATTAAAGATGAGCCTACAACTTTTGTTCTGAAGAGCGGTAAGTATCTACCTAAGAATAATCATAATGGTAAAAGTTTGAATATCTACTCTCATATAGGTAAGATCCCTGTGATTGCTGTTGGAAATACAACGGGTGATTTCGGAATGTTCCATATGGCTAACGGAAGTAAGTATCCACATCTGGCTATTTTGATTAATCATGATGATGCTAACCGTGAATATAAATATCCTCCATATCATGGAACAGCGGTTCCTGCTTGGGCGGATTCGATGAGGATTAATGGATGGAAGCAAGCAAATATGTCTATTGAATTTAAAGATCTTTGGATGAAAAAATAG